One window from the genome of Cucumis melo cultivar AY chromosome 12, USDA_Cmelo_AY_1.0, whole genome shotgun sequence encodes:
- the LOC127144265 gene encoding uncharacterized protein LOC127144265, whose protein sequence is MDKSWMHKSRLSKEYELGVENFIKFGFSNTSTSYIGCPWLKCENCEKHSRKDVRDHLYVNGIDESYKIWFWHGETLTNSYFYGECSKFDTHTCEENDVGSVKEMIEVAHEEYSKDPNGFEKLLIDAEKPLYEGCKKYTKLSTLVKLYNLKVRYGWSDISFSELLKTLKEILPTTNELPNSLYEAKKTLGALGMEYEKIHACPNNCCLYRKEFANATESPECGQLR, encoded by the coding sequence atggataaatcatggatgcataaaagtagattatccaaagaatatgagttgggcgtggaaaatttcatcaaatttggattttcgaATACAAGTACCTCTTACATTGGTTGTCCTTGGTTGAAATGTGAGAATTGTGAAAAGCATAGTAGAAAGGAtgttagagatcatttatatgttaatggtattgatgaaagttataaaatttggttttggcatggtgaaacACTTACTAACTCATATTTCTATGGAGAATGTTCAAAGTTTGACACACATAcatgtgaagagaatgatgttggaagtgtaaaagaaatgattgaagttgctcacgaggagtattcaaaagaccCAAATGGATTTGAGAAGTTGCTTATTGATGCCGAAAAACCATTGTATGAAGGATGTAAAAAGTACACCAAGTTGTCTACtctagttaaattgtataatttaaaagttagatatggatggagtgatatcagtttttcagaattacttaaaactttgaaggaaattctgccaactaccaatgaactcccaaattcattgtacgaagcaaagaaaacattaggtgcattaggaatggaatatgaaaagattcatgcatgtccTAATAATTGTTGTCTCTATAGGAAAGAATTTGCTAATGCAACAGAATCTCCTGAATGTGGTCAATTGAGGTGA